The sequence below is a genomic window from Armatimonadota bacterium.
AAGGTCGACCTCATGGAGGTCCCGCTGGAACCCATCTGCGAGGCGTACCTCGACTACCTGATGGCCTCACCAGACACCAACCTGGACGAAGCCGCCGCCGCCCTGACCGTGCTGGCCTACCTGCTGGAGCGCAAGGCGTGGCAGTTGTTGCCGGTCGAAGAAGACGAAGAACCTGAATTCGAGGAGCCGACCGCGCTTCCCGACCCCACCGCCTACGAGTACTCAGACGTCATCCAGCTTCTGCTGACCGGCCACGACGAGCGGTCAAAGCTGTTTTTCCGCACCAACGGCCCCGACCCTTCGCTTTACGAAATTCCCTACTCCGTCGGCGAGGTCACCATCGGCGATCTCGCCCGCGCGTTCGAATCGCTGATCCGCCGGGCCCAGCCCGGTCAGGTCGAGCTTTTGGGCAAGCCGCGAAAATCGCTCAACGAGCAGATGCGGGTCGTTCTGCTGGCGCTGAACAAGGAGTTCCGCCCCATCACGTCCCTGTTCGTCGGCTCGTACACGCGAAGCGATGCCGTCTACTGGTTCCTGGCCCTGCTGGAACTCATCCGCTTGAAGCAGGCATTGGTTAAACTAAACGGCGAGGAGGTTCTCTTCGCCAAAAAATGACCCTTGTCGATCAACTAGAGGCCCTCTTGTTCGTCAGCGAAGCCCCAGCCAAGTTGGGTGACCTGGCCCGGACGCTCGGCATTACCGAAGGGCAGGTCGAACAGGGATTGGAGATCCTTGCGGAACATCTTGAGGCGTCAGGTGCGCTAAAATTAGTAAAGATCGCCGGGGGATACCAGCTCGCCACCAAAGCCGAATTCTCGGAATTGGTGGGTGCCTACATGAAGCCCCAAAAGCAGCGTCTGAGTCGGAGCATTATGGAAGTCCTAGCCATTGTCGCTTACAAACAGCCGATTACCGCCGGAGAAATCGAAGTCGTTCGCGGCGTCCAGAGCGACTACGGGCTGCGGGTCCTCCAGGAGCGAAACCTCATCTGCGAGGTCGGACGAAAGCAGACTCCCGGCCGCCCCATCCTTTTCGGAACCACCCAACAATTCCTGCATCAGTTTAATCTCGAAGGGCTCAACCAGCTTCCGCAGCTCGATGTCGACGCCATCCCGGCGTTGCCCGCCGAGTCTTCGGAGGCCGACGAATGAGCCTGATTCTGCCCCTCATCTTCAAACTCGCGGTGACGAGCTTTGCCGAAGCTCCGCACCCGCTACGCGATACCTCGATGGTCGCCGGGTGCATCATCGAAGCCAAGACCGGCAAAGTGGTGTGGTCGCGCGATAAGGACACGCCCCGCTATCCGGCCAGCACGACCAAGATCATGACGTGCCTGCTGATGCTGGAGAACTATGGTCCCGAGGACATCATCACAGCGCCGAAGGACGTGGACAAGGTTCGCGAATCCAGCATGAACCTGAAGCCTTTCGAGCGGGTCCGAGTCAAGAACATGGCCTACGCGCTGATGCTCCGCAGCGCCAACGACGGATGCTACGCTATCGCCATGCAGATGGACGGCTCGGTCAAAAAGTTCGCCGAACGGATGAATAACCGAGCGAAGGAGATCGGGTGCGAGCACACCCACTTCGACAATCCGAACGGCCTCAACGACAAAAACCACACGATTTCGCCCTACGATCTCTGCCTCATCGCCCGCGAGGCCATGAAGCGGCCCGACTTCCGCGAGGTCGTCAAGACCGAGAAGAAGATCATCGACCGGAGCATCAACACAAAGGATAGGCTGATGGTCAGCCGCAACAAATATCTTTGGAAGGACCCCTCCGCCGATGGCATCAAGACCGGGTGGACCATCCCCGCCGGCCACACCTATGTCGGGAGCGCGACCCGCAACGG
It includes:
- the scpB gene encoding SMC-Scp complex subunit ScpB, whose amino-acid sequence is MTLVDQLEALLFVSEAPAKLGDLARTLGITEGQVEQGLEILAEHLEASGALKLVKIAGGYQLATKAEFSELVGAYMKPQKQRLSRSIMEVLAIVAYKQPITAGEIEVVRGVQSDYGLRVLQERNLICEVGRKQTPGRPILFGTTQQFLHQFNLEGLNQLPQLDVDAIPALPAESSEADE